The following are encoded in a window of Spea bombifrons isolate aSpeBom1 chromosome 2, aSpeBom1.2.pri, whole genome shotgun sequence genomic DNA:
- the RAPGEF3 gene encoding rap guanine nucleotide exchange factor 3: MRHMNKMHFFRTYSYEIQVEQRSEDLPSSIQGIRWSPLPDIESQEEYSQTVKQVVSLKVWRAAKVLRSCLLSMSPTLMRDRKHHFRSHRQCCSGKELVDWLIGISSGPQSRSQAVGIWQVLVDEGALVHVKQEPNFQDKDSQFYRFKVEHFLDLALSERDTDDELQESLVFLAQLGPAALLTMILRKPPCQRTEEELEVIFEELLHIKAVAHLSNSVKKELASVLLFEPHAKAGTVLFSQGDKGTSWYIIWKGSVNVVTHGKGLVATLHEGDDFGQLALVNDAPRAATIILREDNCHFLRVDKHDFNRILRDVEANTVRLKEHGKVVLVLEKIPQVSGNNHQATLHGNHKYTVVSGTADKILEHLLETMRLNSNLNNPEDSFALEFLLTHSIFMPTTQLCQALLHQFHAEPSDGNEPEKATYSLHKRQNILQLVSLWVSLYGRLLQAEPSAKNLLEKLSEYVSRDPRLLGFLKENLQERRRTRIMDNTGGCTPPQIKNHNYSNMFSGIEEDQPGNSYTIQAQDKVPYDIYRPDHSCVTTMLPVNASVQEVISSFITKNGCHRDQILVKVNSSGEQVCLKNEDIGVFTSLGVNERLFICSAQELTTLNPLPEQMGPNASSYDILDVIGSKDLAHQMTENDWNLFRSIHQVELLYHIFGKQRFRNSTTANLERFMKRFNEVQFWVVTEVCLCQDDERRAHLLRKFIKLAAHLKELKNLNCFFAVMFGLSNTAVSRLSRTWQRLPSKTRKLYSIFERLMDPSWNHRSYRLAVAKLSPPLIPFLPLILKDLTFLHEGNRSTLDNLVNFEKMRMIARIIQTFHGCRSQAYIPMSPLRSRPLHILDEPSAARISASSEHSLSPRSPVTTWAYIQHMKVIDNQKRLMELSRSLEPS; this comes from the exons GCAGTGCTGTTCAGGAAAAGAACTAGTGGACTGGCTAATTGGCATAAGCTCTGGCCCTCAGTCACGAAGTCAGGCTGTGGGAATATGGCAGGTGTTGGTAGATGAAGGTGCCTTGGTGCATG tGAAGCAAGAACCAAATTTTCAAGACAAGGATTCACAGTTTTATCGCTTCAAGGTAGAGCATTTTCTGGATTTAGCTCTAAGTGAGAGAGATACGGATGATGAATTGCAAGAGTCACTGGTGTTCCTGGCACAGCTCGGACCAGCAGCCCTACTAACTATGATCCTTCGTAAGCC TCCATGTCAACGCACTGAAGAGGAGTTGGAGGTGATATTTGAAGAATTACTACACATTAAAGCAGTGGCCCATCTTTCCAATTCA gtGAAGAAGGAGCTGGCATCTGTGTTGCTGTTTGAACCTCATGCAAAAGCAGGAACAGTGT TGTTTAGTCAAGGCGATAAAGGAACGTCCTGGTACATCATCTGGAAAGGCTCAGTTAATGTAGTAACACATGGAAAG GGCCTGGTGGCAACACTCCATGAAGGAGACGATTTCGGACAGTTGGCTCTTGTGAACGATGCCCCTAGAGCTGCGACGATCATCCTGCGTGAGGATAACTGTCACTTCCTGCGTGTAGACAAGCATGACTTCAATCGAATCCTTCGG GATGTAGAGGCAAACACAGTGCGTCTCAAGGAACATGGCAAGGTGGTATTGGTTCTGGAAAAAATCCCTCAGGTTTCTGGGAACAATCATCAAGCAACATTACACGGCAACCACAA ATACACAGTAGTCTCTGGGACAGCCGATAAGATTCTAGAACACCTGCTGGAAACAATGAGATTGAACTCAAACCTCAATAACCCTGAAG ATTCCTTTGCGCTGGAATTCCTCCTGACACACAGCATTTTCATGCCAACGACTCAGCTCTGCCAAGCTTTACTTCATCA GTTTCACGCGGAGCCATCCGACGGAAATGAGCCTGAAAAGGCAACTTACTCCCTTCACAAGAGACAGAACATCCTACAATTGGTTAGCTTATGGGTGTCTCTGTATGGGAGACTACTACAAGCTGAGCCAAGTGCTAAGAATCTACTGGAG AAACTTTCTGAATATGTTAGCAGAGATCCACGTCTTTTGGGCTTTTTAAAGGAAAACCTGCAGGAGCGACGGAGAACCAGAAT AATGGATAATACTGGTGGCTGTACACCTCCCCAGATAAAG aATCACAACTATTCAAACATGTTTTCCGGCATAGAGGAGGATCAACCTGGCAACTCGTACACCATTCAAGCACAAGACAAAG taccTTATGATATATATAGACCAGACCACTCTTGTGTTACCACCATGCTTCCAGTAAATGCCTCTGTCCAAGAAGTGATATCGTCTTTCATAACAAAGAATGGATGCCACAGAGATCAAATCTTAGTCAAAGTAAACTCAAGTGGAG AACAAGTATGTCTAAAAAATGAGGACATTGGTGTCTTCACGTCTTTGGGGGTCAATGAAAGACTTTTCATCTGCAGTGCGCAAGAATTGACCACTTTG aatCCACTCCCTGAGCAAATGGGGCCAAACGCAAGCAGTTATGACATACTGGATGTTATCGGCTCAAAAGACCTTGCACACCAAATGACTGAAAATGATTGGAACTTGTTCAGGAGCATTCACCAG GTGGAACTTCTGTATCATATATTTGGGAAGCAGAGGTTTCGTAACTCAACTACAGCCAACCTGGAAAGATTCATGAAGCGCTTTAATGAAGTGCAATTTTGGGTGGTTACTGAGGTGTGTCTATGCCAGGATGATGAACGCAGGGCCCATCTGCTGAGAAAGTTTATCAAGCTGGCAGCCCA CCTCAAAGAACTGAAGAATTTGAATTGTTTCTTTGCGGTGATGTTTGGACTCAGTAATACAGCTGTGAGCCGCTTGTCCAGGACCTGGCAG AGACTGCCAAGCAAAACTAGGAAGCTGTATTCCATATTTGAGAGACTCATG GATCCTTCATGGAATCACAGATCCTACAGACTAGCTGTAGCAAAGCTTAGTCCTCCCCTCATTCCATTCCTTCCCCTCATTCTTAAAG ACTTGACCTTCCTGCATGAGGGTAATAGAAGCACGCTGGATAACCTTGtgaactttgaaaaaatg CGCATGATTGCAAGGATTATACAAACATTTCATGGCTGCCGCAGCCAGGCTTACA TTCCAATGTCACCTTTACGCTCACGTCCTCTTCACATTCTGGATGAACCCAGTGCTGCAAGGATATCAGCTT CCTCAGAACACTCTTTGTCTCCAAGGAGTCCAGTTACAACATGGGCTTATATCCAGCACATGAAAGTGATTGATAACCAGAAGAGACTTATGGAGTTATCTCGCAGCCTGGAGCCATCGTGA
- the LOC128475254 gene encoding baculoviral IAP repeat-containing protein 5.1-like, with product MVNPNNIYTQAIQRLQDFRKMYDYESRLRTFADWPFTENCKCTPENMAKAGFVHCPTENEPDIACCFFCLKELEGWEPDDDPKIEHSKRSADCGFLALSKSITNLSMEAFIRLEVERIKCFYRKFYTIVMHNMEEEMTATTKSLLEHFSKQHGCSIDLEPEI from the exons ATGGTCAAT CCTAACAACATATACACGCAGGCAATCCAGCGTTTACAGGACTTTAGGAAAATGTATGATTACGAGAGCCGCCTTCGTACGTTTGCAGACTGGCCTTTTACTGAAAACTGCAAGTGTACTCCTGAGAAT ATGGCCAAGGCTGGGTTTGTACACTGCCCGACAGAAAATGAACCAGACATAGCTTGCTGTTTCTTCTGCTTAAAGGAGTTGGAGGGCTGGGAGCCGGATGATGACCCAAA gataGAACATTCTAAACGTTCTGCTGATTGTGGCTTCCTGGCTCTCTCAAAAAGCATCACAAATCTATCAATGGAAGCCTTTATTCGTTTGGAGGTTGAGAGGATCAAGTGTTTCtat CGCAAGTTCTATACCATTGTCATGCACAATATGGAAGAAGAAATGACTGCTACTACTAAAAGCCTTCTAGAACACTTCTCCAAGCAGCATGGCTGTTCCATAGATCTGGAGCCAGAGATTTGA